In a single window of the Caproicibacterium sp. BJN0003 genome:
- a CDS encoding glycyl-radical enzyme activating protein — protein sequence MNTPCIFNIQKFSIHDGPGIRTTIFFKGCPLRCLWCHNPEGQRYQVEPMLDKDEKKEQIGQYYSIPELVKQVQADQIFYDQSGGGVTLSGGEVMTQDMDYVETLCRELQRVGISVVIDTCGYAPKENFARILPYTDLFLYDLKCIDSLRHEKYVGVPNQLILDNLKYLSDQGARIDLRLILVDGVNTSDELIHGIWQWLQEQAIAVERITLLPYHDFGRDKYKKLGRYCTQNFEKPNEKTVEKIQSFFKSAGYCVNIGG from the coding sequence ATGAATACGCCCTGCATATTTAACATTCAGAAATTTTCCATTCACGACGGACCTGGTATTCGAACAACTATTTTCTTTAAAGGCTGTCCGCTGCGCTGTTTATGGTGTCACAATCCAGAAGGCCAGAGATACCAGGTGGAACCCATGCTTGATAAAGACGAAAAAAAAGAACAGATCGGGCAGTACTACTCGATTCCCGAACTTGTGAAGCAGGTTCAGGCAGATCAAATATTCTATGATCAATCTGGGGGAGGCGTCACGCTTTCAGGTGGTGAGGTGATGACTCAGGATATGGATTATGTGGAAACATTATGCAGAGAACTACAAAGGGTTGGTATTTCCGTAGTAATTGATACCTGCGGATATGCACCCAAGGAAAATTTTGCCCGCATTCTTCCTTATACAGATTTATTTCTTTATGATTTAAAATGTATTGACTCTCTGCGGCATGAAAAATATGTTGGGGTACCCAATCAATTGATTTTAGACAATCTCAAATATTTAAGCGATCAAGGGGCACGGATCGATTTACGGTTGATTTTGGTAGATGGTGTCAATACAAGCGATGAGTTAATTCATGGAATTTGGCAGTGGCTGCAAGAGCAGGCAATCGCCGTTGAAAGAATCACTTTATTGCCATACCATGATTTTGGCAGAGATAAATATAAAAAGCTTGGGCGATATTGCACACAGAATTTTGAGAAACCTAACGAAAAGACCGTGGAAAAAATTCAGTCTTTTTTCAAAAGTGCCGGTTATTGCGTAAATATCGGCGGATAA
- the pruA gene encoding L-glutamate gamma-semialdehyde dehydrogenase, translated as MKFTFVNEVEKDFALPENKAAMENALKKVKSQEGIRCPLIINGKEIFTDDVITSINPSKKAEVIGYAAKGTTEHANQAVESAVKAFETWKYTSVEQRVSYVQKIIKLFQERRMEINAWMIEESGKNWGEADGEVCEAIDFLNADIKSILELDKGLDVLQSSDEKRVCKYIPIGAGVAVTPWNFPFSLMVGMVGGAIITGNTITMKPASDTPIVAYQFMRILQDSGLPNGVVNFLPGSGSVLGEALVKHPKTRFIDFTGSKEVGLHINQMAAEMSEGQIWIKRVIAEMGGKNGIIVDDSADLDQAAEGIVNSAFSFQGQKCSACSRAIVLDKVYDKLVQKLVEKTSELQQGPGCENMPMGPVISQKAYNGIVKYIEIGKKEGKLVCGGTYDDREGFYIQPTIIKDIKPTDRIAQEEIFGPVLAVIKVSNYEEAMQVANGTMYGLTGAVYSKNKEHLEEAAEKFDVGNLYFNRKCTAAVVQQNPFGGFNMSGTDAKTGTKDYLQNFMQLKSVTEFIG; from the coding sequence ATGAAGTTCACATTTGTCAATGAAGTGGAAAAAGATTTTGCATTGCCTGAAAATAAGGCTGCAATGGAAAACGCCCTGAAAAAAGTCAAATCGCAGGAGGGGATTCGCTGCCCTCTGATTATTAATGGAAAAGAAATCTTTACAGACGATGTCATCACTTCCATCAATCCTTCCAAAAAAGCGGAAGTGATTGGGTATGCAGCAAAGGGAACTACGGAACATGCCAATCAGGCGGTTGAAAGTGCAGTGAAAGCTTTTGAAACTTGGAAATATACCTCTGTGGAGCAGCGTGTTTCTTATGTTCAGAAAATTATAAAGCTGTTCCAGGAGCGCCGCATGGAAATTAACGCATGGATGATTGAAGAGAGCGGCAAAAATTGGGGCGAAGCAGACGGCGAAGTCTGTGAGGCGATTGACTTTCTTAATGCTGATATCAAATCTATTTTGGAACTTGACAAAGGTCTCGATGTGCTGCAAAGCAGCGATGAAAAGCGTGTTTGTAAGTATATTCCAATTGGTGCAGGTGTTGCAGTGACCCCATGGAATTTCCCGTTCTCGTTGATGGTTGGAATGGTCGGCGGCGCGATTATCACCGGAAATACGATTACAATGAAACCTGCGAGCGATACGCCGATTGTAGCCTATCAGTTTATGAGAATTCTTCAGGACAGCGGGCTTCCCAATGGGGTTGTCAATTTCCTGCCGGGCTCCGGTTCTGTTTTGGGTGAAGCTCTTGTGAAGCATCCGAAAACCCGGTTTATCGATTTTACAGGCTCCAAGGAAGTTGGATTGCATATTAACCAAATGGCCGCGGAAATGAGTGAAGGACAAATCTGGATTAAGCGCGTTATTGCAGAGATGGGCGGCAAGAATGGAATTATTGTCGATGATTCAGCAGATCTGGATCAAGCCGCCGAGGGAATTGTCAATTCAGCATTTTCTTTCCAGGGACAAAAGTGCTCCGCATGTTCGCGTGCGATTGTGCTGGACAAAGTTTATGACAAACTGGTGCAAAAATTGGTGGAGAAGACCAGCGAGCTTCAGCAGGGACCCGGATGTGAAAATATGCCGATGGGGCCGGTCATCAGTCAGAAAGCATACAACGGGATTGTCAAGTATATCGAGATCGGAAAAAAGGAAGGCAAGCTAGTTTGTGGCGGTACATATGATGACCGCGAAGGCTTTTATATTCAGCCAACTATTATCAAAGATATTAAACCGACTGATCGGATTGCGCAGGAAGAAATCTTCGGGCCAGTTCTGGCTGTCATTAAAGTATCGAATTACGAAGAAGCAATGCAGGTCGCAAATGGAACCATGTATGGGCTGACGGGCGCTGTGTATTCAAAAAATAAGGAACACCTTGAGGAAGCGGCAGAAAAGTTTGATGTTGGAAACCTTTATTTCAACCGGAAATGCACAGCTGCCGTTGTACAGCAGAATCCATTTGGTGGTTTTAATATGTCTGGTACCGATGCAAAGACAGGAACAAAAGATTATCTGCAGAATTTCATGCAGTTGAAATCTGTAACGGAGTTTATCGGATAG
- a CDS encoding M24 family metallopeptidase, which produces MVEKLLAYMEKNGLDGFFFAKRENVRYISEFTGADSYLFITKEKQYFLTDLRYTEQASIECPNFEIYVWRKPGKSLGDAVEFLSEKHGLKHIGFEADGLNYGQYLEFSKVVKTELVPTTDVVEKMRSIKTPQEIQYQRVACDISCRVFERLLKDIRVGVTEKELAAKLSLYMVLEGADTQPYGNILISGARTSLLHGIPSEKAVEYGDFVLMDFGCQYKGYMSDMTRTVIVGKPDAKQREVYALEKRMVEDALAEMKAGVPVKDVYKASIRAIENTEYLPYHYTGIGHGVGLFVHEMPFMGPNYETVLEEGNVRTIEPGIYIPNWGGVRIEDQILITKDGYENMISTTHELIEL; this is translated from the coding sequence ATGGTCGAAAAGCTGCTTGCGTACATGGAAAAGAATGGGCTGGACGGATTTTTCTTTGCAAAAAGGGAAAATGTTCGCTATATTAGCGAGTTTACAGGAGCGGATTCCTACTTATTTATCACAAAAGAGAAACAATATTTTTTGACCGATCTGCGCTATACCGAACAAGCCAGCATAGAATGCCCCAATTTTGAAATTTATGTTTGGCGTAAGCCAGGCAAGTCACTAGGCGATGCAGTGGAGTTTTTAAGTGAAAAGCATGGGCTGAAACACATTGGATTCGAAGCAGACGGCCTCAATTACGGGCAGTATCTGGAATTCAGCAAGGTAGTTAAGACGGAGCTGGTTCCTACAACTGATGTAGTAGAAAAAATGCGCTCAATTAAAACTCCTCAGGAGATTCAGTATCAGCGTGTTGCCTGTGACATTTCGTGCCGTGTATTTGAACGCCTGCTCAAAGACATCCGTGTCGGAGTCACGGAAAAGGAATTGGCTGCTAAACTTTCACTGTACATGGTGTTGGAAGGTGCCGACACACAGCCTTATGGAAACATCCTAATTTCCGGCGCAAGAACTTCTTTGCTGCATGGAATTCCGTCAGAAAAGGCTGTGGAATACGGTGACTTTGTTTTGATGGATTTTGGCTGTCAATATAAGGGCTATATGTCCGACATGACAAGAACTGTAATTGTTGGAAAGCCAGACGCCAAGCAGCGTGAAGTGTACGCTTTGGAAAAACGGATGGTAGAAGATGCGCTCGCAGAGATGAAAGCCGGGGTTCCTGTCAAGGATGTATACAAGGCTTCCATTCGTGCCATCGAAAACACTGAATACCTGCCTTATCATTACACTGGAATCGGCCATGGAGTTGGCCTTTTTGTTCATGAGATGCCATTTATGGGTCCAAATTATGAAACAGTGCTTGAGGAAGGAAACGTCCGGACGATTGAACCGGGAATTTATATTCCAAACTGGGGCGGCGTTCGCATTGAAGATCAGATTTTGATTACTAAAGACGGCTATGAGAACATGATTAGTACAACACATGAGTTGATCGAGCTGTAG
- a CDS encoding amidohydrolase family protein — MIIQAKHLVTGDGKTSLQNAAIKIQNGKICDMGPASQVKEQNPGEKVIDYGEATILPGLFDMHEHMGYYFSQPNQQEYDDFLIAYYAQKQASLALSKGVTTVRDLGAAPHGLLKRLRMASQLGYLKAPRIIHADSGICMTGGHGHEDGEEEVDGPWNLRSVIRRQLRDGADWIKILTSNRTDVPEFTQEELNAAVDECHRRNVKTAVHAGTPIAIQMCIDAGFDTIEHGTFMTLAQAEQMVKNGQAWTPTITAYTYLYEFCERQLKENKSNSDNPIAARAMHDIAYFKPAAFAYRDNFKKFYDTGITVLAGTDMVLYGAPPLPIDLELGYMVQYGITPLQAIQTATANPARVLGLSNVTGKLEKGLEADVLVVKGDASVDITALSHVLSVYLGGEKVVENPSIDS; from the coding sequence ATGATTATTCAGGCTAAACATTTGGTTACTGGCGATGGAAAAACTTCGCTTCAGAATGCGGCAATCAAGATTCAAAACGGAAAAATCTGTGACATGGGACCCGCATCCCAGGTGAAAGAGCAGAATCCCGGGGAGAAAGTGATTGATTACGGTGAAGCGACCATTTTGCCGGGCTTGTTCGACATGCATGAGCACATGGGATACTATTTCAGCCAGCCGAATCAACAAGAATATGATGATTTTCTCATTGCCTATTATGCTCAAAAACAGGCGTCATTGGCACTTTCAAAAGGAGTTACCACGGTCCGTGATCTTGGTGCGGCTCCCCATGGCCTTTTAAAACGTCTGCGCATGGCATCACAGCTTGGATATCTAAAAGCTCCCCGCATTATTCATGCGGATTCCGGAATCTGCATGACGGGAGGGCATGGGCATGAAGACGGCGAGGAAGAAGTGGACGGTCCGTGGAATCTCCGGTCTGTGATTCGGCGGCAGCTGCGCGATGGAGCTGATTGGATTAAGATCCTTACCAGCAACCGTACAGATGTGCCTGAGTTTACGCAGGAGGAATTGAATGCCGCTGTTGACGAATGCCATCGCCGCAATGTGAAGACCGCGGTTCACGCCGGTACTCCTATTGCCATTCAGATGTGCATTGATGCCGGATTTGATACCATTGAGCATGGAACCTTTATGACGTTGGCTCAGGCAGAACAGATGGTGAAAAACGGCCAGGCTTGGACGCCAACCATTACAGCTTACACTTATCTCTATGAGTTCTGCGAGCGTCAGCTGAAAGAAAACAAATCAAATTCCGATAATCCGATCGCTGCACGCGCAATGCATGATATCGCTTATTTTAAGCCAGCAGCCTTTGCTTACCGGGATAATTTCAAAAAGTTTTATGATACAGGCATTACGGTTCTTGCCGGCACCGACATGGTTTTGTACGGTGCTCCTCCACTGCCGATTGACCTCGAACTTGGTTATATGGTTCAGTATGGAATCACACCTCTTCAGGCAATCCAGACGGCAACTGCCAATCCTGCGCGGGTTTTGGGACTGAGCAATGTTACCGGAAAGCTTGAGAAAGGCCTTGAAGCGGATGTCCTTGTTGTCAAAGGTGACGCATCTGTGGATATTACCGCTCTGAGCCATGTTTTAAGTGTTTACCTTGGAGGAGAAAAGGTTGTTGAGAACCCCAGCATAGACAGCTAA
- a CDS encoding peptide MFS transporter, with protein MERQSKALTTPDFAHDKRFLGHPKGMFTTSFMALSEAFGNYGMTAILIYYLYTSVSQGGLGFSQNEAAQLLNVYNSLACMAGIIGGFVADRFLGIRRSMLVGYSIKTIGYLLLAIPAGGKTLYLISQLVLLIASMSMGSSLYALAGKLYGKTDTRRDSGFSIMYIMNNVGAIAPMITGALAMLFNYNVGFLFAGILQGVGLVIYLLTSDKLFGDVGTKPDDPAPANKKKKLLLQFFITLVVLFGTIITLFATGAVSVKVFCNVVSTVSIFIPLAYIAIIMTSKKTTRVEAKRLWPFLWLFACNCFNMMVWFQSTSILAIYADQRVNLQLGPWTMTPASFQTVPAVLAVIFGSVVSWLWTKMGSRQPSTTLKFGVGTVFYGASALFMVIPYTLFPANVKVSPLWLIMFYVLNIWGEAMTSPVGFSTATLLAPTAFTAQMVTVWKLGQSTGAGLSSLAVNFYTPGHEAQYFAIIGGVTALLGISLWIFHKKMQKIIETKEEPIDNVQAG; from the coding sequence ATGGAAAGACAAAGCAAAGCATTGACCACACCAGATTTTGCCCACGACAAAAGATTTTTAGGGCATCCCAAAGGAATGTTTACGACTTCGTTTATGGCGCTGTCGGAGGCTTTCGGCAACTACGGGATGACCGCAATTTTAATTTATTATTTGTACACCTCTGTTTCTCAAGGGGGGCTAGGCTTTTCTCAGAATGAAGCGGCACAGCTTTTAAATGTTTACAATTCGCTGGCATGCATGGCAGGAATTATCGGAGGGTTCGTTGCAGACCGTTTCCTTGGGATACGGCGTTCCATGCTGGTCGGTTATTCGATTAAAACAATTGGTTATCTGCTTCTAGCGATTCCGGCTGGCGGGAAGACTTTGTATCTGATCAGTCAGCTGGTTCTGCTGATTGCTTCCATGAGCATGGGCAGCAGCTTGTATGCTTTGGCTGGCAAGCTGTATGGAAAAACGGATACCCGGCGTGACAGTGGATTCAGTATCATGTACATTATGAATAATGTCGGAGCGATAGCACCAATGATTACTGGCGCGCTGGCAATGCTCTTTAACTACAACGTAGGCTTTTTGTTTGCAGGAATCCTTCAGGGCGTTGGCCTTGTAATTTACCTTTTGACCTCTGATAAATTATTTGGAGATGTCGGAACCAAACCCGATGACCCTGCTCCCGCCAACAAAAAGAAAAAGCTTCTGCTTCAATTTTTTATTACTCTGGTTGTCCTTTTCGGAACCATTATAACTCTGTTTGCGACAGGTGCTGTTTCCGTAAAAGTATTCTGCAATGTAGTAAGCACAGTCAGCATCTTTATTCCGTTGGCTTATATCGCCATTATTATGACCAGTAAGAAAACAACACGTGTTGAGGCCAAAAGACTATGGCCGTTTCTGTGGCTGTTTGCCTGTAACTGTTTCAATATGATGGTTTGGTTTCAGTCGACCAGCATCTTGGCAATCTACGCAGACCAGAGAGTTAACCTCCAGCTTGGCCCATGGACGATGACACCGGCTTCGTTCCAAACAGTTCCTGCAGTTCTCGCCGTCATTTTCGGCAGTGTCGTGAGCTGGCTGTGGACTAAGATGGGTAGCCGTCAACCGTCTACAACATTGAAATTTGGAGTCGGTACTGTTTTTTATGGGGCGAGCGCTCTGTTTATGGTGATTCCTTATACACTTTTCCCTGCAAATGTGAAAGTGAGCCCGCTTTGGCTGATTATGTTCTATGTACTCAATATCTGGGGCGAAGCGATGACGTCACCAGTCGGCTTTTCAACTGCTACCCTTTTAGCTCCTACCGCTTTCACTGCGCAGATGGTAACGGTTTGGAAACTGGGTCAGTCTACGGGAGCTGGGTTGAGTTCTCTCGCTGTAAACTTTTATACGCCAGGACATGAGGCACAGTATTTTGCCATTATCGGAGGAGTTACTGCTCTGTTGGGAATTTCGCTGTGGATCTTCCATAAGAAAATGCAGAAGATCATTGAGACAAAAGAAGAGCCAATTGATAACGTTCAGGCTGGATGA
- a CDS encoding threonine/serine ThrE exporter family protein, whose translation MMDEKERFDLVIMIGETMVENGGEISRATEAMETVASQYGVRQFKAFAIANGIFASALSKSGTDYSCKITCVPIRPIRLSLVDALNNLSRKISENRCTPEDARKAVDEIRNRHFANGWKTILSAGLGSFCFCYLFLGSMGDCLSAFIAGGFAYAFIKRIAPKFTSSSLSTQIIGAMIAALINCALYYIGLGNNLDRMIIGSIFPMTPGVALTISIRNFLENDYLTGLVRLVDALITAGCLAGGVGLAIQSWNLVFGGAIL comes from the coding sequence ATGATGGATGAAAAAGAACGGTTTGATCTTGTTATTATGATCGGAGAAACCATGGTGGAAAATGGAGGTGAAATCAGCCGTGCCACAGAAGCAATGGAAACTGTAGCCTCTCAGTATGGAGTTCGACAATTTAAAGCATTTGCCATTGCAAACGGAATTTTCGCTTCTGCTCTATCAAAAAGCGGAACCGATTACAGCTGTAAAATTACCTGCGTTCCCATTCGTCCCATTCGCCTGTCCCTTGTGGATGCCCTGAACAATCTTTCTCGTAAGATTTCTGAGAATCGCTGTACGCCGGAAGACGCGCGCAAGGCAGTTGATGAAATCCGGAATCGGCATTTCGCAAACGGATGGAAAACAATTTTATCGGCAGGATTGGGTAGCTTCTGCTTCTGCTATTTATTTTTGGGCAGTATGGGAGATTGTCTGTCCGCTTTCATTGCAGGGGGCTTCGCATATGCTTTTATAAAGCGAATAGCACCAAAATTTACGTCCTCCAGTCTGAGTACTCAAATTATTGGCGCGATGATCGCAGCTCTAATTAACTGCGCGCTGTACTACATAGGACTGGGCAACAATCTCGATCGAATGATTATCGGCTCTATTTTTCCCATGACACCGGGGGTCGCTTTAACAATTTCCATCAGAAATTTTTTAGAGAACGACTATTTAACGGGGCTTGTTCGACTTGTCGATGCGTTGATAACAGCCGGATGCCTTGCAGGAGGAGTTGGGCTTGCCATTCAAAGCTGGAATTTGGTTTTTGGGGGAGCAATATTATGA
- a CDS encoding threonine/serine exporter family protein, with product MTMVQSLLQIVAAIVGTSAFAVLFEVPRKHIAFCGFTGGIGWLIYLAAQSYFHSIYAATLLAAIGLAACSRAFATLRKAPSVIFLICGIFTLVPGAGIYYFAYYILTGENTKSVANGLSSIKIMLLIALGIILAYSLPYQLFGWKKEPKKDEK from the coding sequence ATGACGATGGTGCAAAGTTTACTTCAGATTGTTGCAGCCATCGTTGGGACATCGGCTTTTGCTGTTTTATTTGAAGTACCCAGAAAACATATTGCTTTTTGTGGATTTACCGGTGGAATTGGCTGGCTAATTTACCTTGCTGCACAAAGTTATTTTCATTCCATTTATGCGGCTACCCTTCTTGCAGCGATTGGACTGGCTGCCTGTTCCCGTGCTTTTGCAACTTTACGAAAAGCCCCATCCGTTATTTTCCTAATTTGTGGAATTTTTACCCTAGTCCCCGGAGCTGGGATTTATTACTTTGCCTACTATATTCTGACGGGGGAAAATACAAAATCAGTTGCAAACGGACTTAGCAGCATCAAAATTATGCTTTTAATTGCGTTAGGAATTATTTTGGCTTACTCTTTACCTTATCAATTATTTGGCTGGAAAAAGGAACCCAAAAAAGACGAAAAGTAA
- the proC gene encoding pyrroline-5-carboxylate reductase: protein MKLGFIGSGNMAKAMMRGIIKSGLLPADEIMASDLSAASLEATKTSLNVNVTNDNLSVAACDIVVLSVKPQYYADVIHQIAPCVKESTLIVTIAPGMTMEKVCGLFGREIKLVRTMPNTPAMVGEGMTAACANQKVTPEEMDYVCSLLKGFGKCAVVSESMMDAVVAISGSSPAYVDIMIEALADGAVMEGMPRALAYQFAAQAVLGSAKMVLETGKHPAELKDMVCSPAGTTIEAVRVLEEKGFRSSLIEAVSACVQKARSM from the coding sequence ATGAAATTAGGATTTATAGGCTCTGGAAATATGGCGAAAGCAATGATGAGGGGAATTATTAAATCAGGATTATTACCTGCTGATGAAATCATGGCCTCAGACCTCTCCGCAGCTAGCTTGGAGGCGACCAAGACATCGCTCAATGTAAACGTAACTAACGATAATTTATCTGTAGCTGCTTGCGATATTGTTGTTCTATCGGTCAAACCACAGTATTATGCCGATGTTATCCATCAAATAGCGCCCTGTGTTAAGGAAAGCACTCTGATTGTCACCATAGCGCCGGGTATGACGATGGAAAAGGTCTGTGGCCTTTTCGGACGCGAAATCAAACTGGTCAGAACAATGCCTAATACTCCTGCCATGGTCGGTGAAGGCATGACCGCCGCCTGTGCCAATCAAAAAGTAACTCCGGAAGAAATGGATTACGTTTGTTCCCTTCTCAAGGGATTTGGAAAATGTGCGGTTGTCTCCGAAAGCATGATGGATGCAGTTGTGGCCATAAGCGGAAGTTCGCCAGCCTATGTGGATATTATGATCGAAGCACTGGCAGACGGAGCGGTAATGGAAGGAATGCCCCGCGCACTCGCTTACCAGTTTGCAGCTCAGGCAGTTTTGGGCAGTGCAAAAATGGTGCTGGAAACAGGGAAACATCCGGCAGAGCTCAAAGATATGGTTTGCTCACCGGCTGGCACAACGATAGAAGCAGTCAGAGTTCTTGAAGAGAAAGGGTTCCGCAGCAGCTTAATCGAAGCAGTCAGTGCCTGTGTGCAAAAAGCGCGCAGCATGTAA
- a CDS encoding HAD family hydrolase, with the protein MAKTAAFFDIDGTISREGLISEMFKKMIKYELIDPSKWYEDVEPAFTRWDKRVGNYDDYLQKMVDIYSETVQNTNSFHILYIAKRVIEQKGERVYTYTRDRIRWHREHGHRVIAISGSPVELVREMSEKYGMDDYRGTVYKVGPDGRYSGEIIPMWDSESKQCAVLQMAKQYGIDLSESYAYGDTNGDFAMMKLVGHPVAVNPTRELLAHIQKDDALRKKIVVIVERKDVIYRLNMETLNFAD; encoded by the coding sequence ATGGCAAAGACGGCAGCTTTTTTTGACATTGACGGTACGATTTCCCGTGAAGGACTGATCAGCGAGATGTTTAAAAAGATGATCAAATACGAACTGATTGATCCCAGTAAGTGGTATGAGGATGTTGAACCCGCATTTACGAGATGGGATAAACGTGTTGGAAATTATGACGATTACCTTCAAAAGATGGTGGATATTTATTCGGAAACGGTTCAGAATACAAATTCCTTTCATATTTTGTACATTGCAAAAAGGGTGATTGAACAGAAGGGTGAGCGTGTCTACACCTACACTCGTGACCGAATTCGTTGGCATCGGGAGCATGGACACCGGGTTATTGCAATTTCAGGTTCGCCGGTAGAACTGGTACGTGAAATGTCCGAAAAGTACGGCATGGATGATTATCGCGGCACGGTTTACAAAGTCGGTCCAGACGGACGCTACAGCGGTGAAATCATTCCAATGTGGGATTCCGAGAGTAAGCAATGCGCTGTACTCCAAATGGCAAAGCAGTATGGAATCGATCTTTCTGAAAGTTATGCTTATGGAGATACAAATGGCGATTTTGCCATGATGAAATTGGTGGGGCATCCTGTAGCGGTCAATCCGACTCGGGAATTGCTTGCCCATATCCAGAAGGACGACGCTCTTCGGAAGAAGATCGTTGTTATCGTAGAGCGCAAGGACGTAATTTACCGTTTAAACATGGAAACTCTTAACTTTGCAGATTAA